Proteins encoded in a region of the Teredinibacter purpureus genome:
- a CDS encoding cellulase family glycosylhydrolase translates to MKITNLFKPLRTASAALAFILSPSVLADVSCEVTYFNQWSSGYQANVTVTNSGSSVSSWSIALNFDASPQVSNSWNANLSTSGNTVTATNISWNGSLGDGQSASFGFQGGGNGNLSIPGCVGDSTGSSSSSSSSSSSVSSSSSSSVSSSSSSSVSSSSSSSVSSSSSSSQCSGEESCQWYGDGEWPLCQNQDSGWGWENNSSCIGRSTCEGQGGTEGGIISSCPSSSSSTSSSTSSSTSSSSSSTSSSTSSSTSSSTSSSSSSTAGGNALFRVDDSGNITKNGEIFPVQCGSWFGLEGRHEPSDDETNPSGAPMELYVGNTFWADDNSRTIQQTMDEITARGINVVRFPIAPQTLDPNDPQGSGDALKNHESVLVDNARLAMEEFIIQADENGIEIMLDIHSCSNYVGWRAGRLDARPPYVDADRDNYDFVREDSSCAASGNPSSVTNAQAYGEAAWLDTLRELAGLSEELGVDNIIGIDIFNEPWDYTWDEWKTLTENAYQAINGVNPNILLFVQGISASAGNQDGNPDDKIDVPHGEEFSNPNWGENLFEAGDNPIDIPKEQLVFSPHTYGPSVFVQRMFMDPSEPECEGLEGDEAGDNGCSIVINADLLEQGWEEHFGYLRDMGYAMVVGEWGGNMDWPNKASIRDQDRWDHISPGIDQEWQNAFVNYMSRKNIQSCYWSINPESGDTGGLYEHAYDPRDNESGWGEWGGFDERKWSLLDML, encoded by the coding sequence ATGAAAATAACAAACCTGTTTAAACCCTTGCGAACGGCAAGTGCTGCATTGGCGTTTATTTTGTCGCCGAGTGTGCTTGCAGATGTTTCGTGTGAAGTCACCTATTTTAATCAGTGGAGTAGTGGCTATCAGGCGAATGTTACTGTTACGAATAGCGGTTCATCCGTGAGTAGTTGGAGTATTGCCCTTAATTTTGATGCTTCACCTCAAGTGAGTAATAGCTGGAATGCTAACCTAAGCACGTCTGGTAACACTGTTACTGCGACGAATATAAGTTGGAACGGTAGTTTGGGTGACGGCCAGTCAGCTAGTTTTGGGTTCCAAGGGGGCGGTAACGGTAACCTGTCCATTCCTGGTTGCGTGGGCGACTCAACGGGTTCTAGTTCTTCTAGCAGCTCGTCTAGCTCAAGTGTCTCTAGTTCATCTAGCTCTAGCGTGTCTAGTTCGTCAAGTTCTAGCGTGTCTAGTTCGTCAAGTTCTAGTGTATCGAGCTCCTCGTCAAGCAGCCAGTGTTCTGGTGAAGAGTCTTGTCAGTGGTATGGCGATGGCGAATGGCCTTTGTGTCAAAATCAAGATAGTGGTTGGGGCTGGGAAAACAATAGTAGCTGTATAGGTCGCTCTACCTGTGAGGGACAGGGCGGTACGGAAGGCGGAATAATCTCGTCTTGCCCAAGCAGCTCTAGCAGTACGTCTAGCTCTACTAGCTCCTCTACGAGTAGTTCTTCTAGTTCTACTAGTAGCTCCACGAGCAGTTCAACAAGCAGCTCAACGAGTTCAAGCTCGTCGTCAACGGCTGGTGGTAATGCGCTATTCCGTGTGGATGATTCCGGCAATATTACAAAGAACGGAGAAATTTTCCCTGTTCAGTGTGGTAGCTGGTTTGGTTTAGAGGGTCGTCATGAGCCTTCAGATGATGAGACGAACCCAAGTGGCGCCCCAATGGAACTCTATGTGGGTAACACCTTTTGGGCAGACGATAACTCTCGTACTATCCAGCAAACAATGGATGAGATTACGGCGCGCGGTATTAACGTTGTACGCTTCCCGATTGCACCGCAAACACTTGATCCTAATGATCCTCAAGGCTCCGGTGATGCCTTAAAGAATCATGAATCGGTTCTCGTGGATAATGCTCGACTAGCAATGGAAGAGTTTATTATTCAGGCGGACGAGAATGGCATTGAAATTATGCTTGATATCCACTCTTGCTCTAACTACGTAGGGTGGAGAGCCGGTCGTTTGGATGCTCGTCCTCCGTATGTGGATGCTGATCGTGATAACTATGACTTCGTTCGCGAAGATTCCTCTTGTGCTGCAAGTGGTAACCCTAGTTCTGTGACGAATGCACAGGCTTATGGTGAAGCGGCTTGGTTGGATACGTTGCGCGAGCTAGCCGGTTTATCGGAAGAGTTAGGTGTTGATAATATTATTGGTATCGATATTTTCAACGAGCCTTGGGATTACACGTGGGATGAGTGGAAGACGCTAACGGAAAATGCGTACCAAGCGATTAACGGTGTGAACCCTAATATTCTTCTATTTGTTCAGGGTATATCCGCATCTGCTGGAAACCAGGATGGTAATCCAGATGATAAGATTGACGTGCCGCATGGTGAAGAGTTTTCTAACCCTAACTGGGGCGAAAACTTATTTGAAGCCGGCGATAACCCAATCGATATCCCTAAAGAGCAGCTAGTGTTCTCTCCACATACTTACGGGCCTTCAGTGTTTGTTCAGCGTATGTTTATGGATCCGTCCGAGCCCGAGTGTGAAGGTTTGGAAGGTGATGAAGCTGGCGATAACGGCTGTAGTATTGTGATAAACGCCGATCTTCTTGAGCAGGGCTGGGAAGAGCACTTTGGTTATCTGCGCGATATGGGTTATGCCATGGTCGTAGGTGAGTGGGGTGGCAATATGGATTGGCCAAATAAGGCTAGCATCCGTGATCAAGACCGTTGGGATCATATCTCTCCAGGGATTGACCAAGAGTGGCAGAATGCTTTTGTGAACTATATGTCGCGTAAAAACATTCAGAGCTGTTACTGGTCGATTAACCCAGAGTCAGGCGATACTGGTGGGCTATATGAGCATGCCTATGATCCTCGTGAC